From one Arenicella chitinivorans genomic stretch:
- the oadA gene encoding sodium-extruding oxaloacetate decarboxylase subunit alpha has protein sequence MQTKSGSQKLGITEVVFRDAHQSLLATRMRIDDMLPVAAELDKIGFWSMESWGGATFDACIRYLGEDPWDRIREIKKAMPNTPQQMLFRGQNILGYRHYADDVVTKFVERCAVNGIDVFRVFDAMNDMRNMTTALKAVNQVGKHAQGTLSYTVSPVHNTQLWLDLAKQLEDAGADSICIKDMAGLLKPYVGFELVTELKKCVDIPIQLHAHATTGLSTTTITKCVEAGIDTVDTSISSMSMTYGHSATESVVSIFEGSERDTGLDIAKLENIASYFRTVRRKYAQFEGSLRGVDSRILVAQVPGGMLTNMESQLKQQGAEDQLDAVLAEIPRVREDLGFIPLVTPTSQIVGTQAVINVLMGERYKNIAKETAGVLRGEYGATPAPVNAELQQRVLDDGEQAITCRPADLLSDELDKLTQEFDGLVKQHALRTKPQSDYVDDVLTYALFPQVGLKFLQNRDNPSAFEPAPGSEITKSKAIVTSEDGQEIYTVDVDGTAYTVTVSAGGDLSGIAPVGQAQTTPNKSESVTATPATKSEPVTAPLAGNVITIPVKPGDTVTAGQTIIVLEAMKMETNISAPRDGQIAEVAVKSGDTVAVGDTLLTLA, from the coding sequence ATGCAAACTAAATCTGGTTCACAAAAACTCGGCATTACCGAAGTCGTCTTCCGAGACGCACATCAAAGCCTGCTCGCAACCCGTATGCGAATCGACGACATGCTGCCAGTCGCCGCAGAACTCGATAAAATCGGGTTTTGGTCGATGGAGTCTTGGGGCGGCGCGACCTTTGATGCTTGCATACGCTATCTTGGGGAAGACCCTTGGGACCGTATTCGTGAAATCAAAAAAGCCATGCCCAACACGCCACAGCAAATGCTGTTTCGCGGGCAAAATATACTTGGGTACCGTCATTACGCTGACGACGTGGTCACCAAATTCGTCGAACGATGTGCGGTCAATGGCATTGACGTATTCCGCGTGTTTGACGCCATGAACGATATGCGCAACATGACCACAGCGCTGAAAGCTGTGAATCAAGTTGGTAAACACGCACAAGGCACGCTCAGTTATACCGTCAGCCCGGTACACAATACACAACTTTGGTTGGACCTGGCTAAGCAACTGGAAGACGCCGGTGCGGATTCGATATGCATCAAAGATATGGCGGGTCTACTCAAGCCGTATGTTGGCTTTGAGCTGGTCACCGAACTCAAGAAGTGCGTGGATATTCCGATTCAGTTGCACGCGCATGCTACAACGGGACTCAGTACCACCACCATCACCAAATGCGTCGAAGCTGGAATTGACACCGTCGACACGTCGATTTCATCGATGTCGATGACCTATGGGCACTCCGCCACCGAGTCAGTGGTCTCGATTTTTGAAGGCAGCGAACGTGATACCGGCCTAGATATCGCGAAGCTGGAGAACATTGCCAGCTATTTTCGCACCGTGCGTAGAAAGTACGCTCAGTTTGAGGGGTCACTGCGCGGCGTCGACTCGCGCATTCTGGTCGCCCAAGTACCGGGCGGCATGCTAACTAATATGGAAAGCCAACTTAAACAACAAGGCGCTGAAGATCAGCTTGATGCTGTGTTGGCAGAGATTCCTCGCGTGCGCGAAGACCTCGGTTTCATTCCCTTGGTCACACCAACGTCGCAAATTGTTGGTACACAAGCGGTCATTAATGTGCTGATGGGTGAACGCTACAAAAACATTGCGAAGGAAACCGCTGGCGTCCTGCGTGGCGAGTATGGTGCCACACCGGCGCCGGTCAATGCTGAACTACAACAACGTGTGCTCGATGATGGCGAGCAAGCGATCACTTGCCGCCCTGCGGACTTACTGTCAGACGAGTTGGATAAGCTCACACAAGAATTCGACGGCCTGGTTAAACAACATGCATTACGCACCAAACCCCAATCAGATTATGTGGACGATGTATTGACCTACGCGTTGTTTCCACAAGTGGGACTGAAATTCCTGCAAAACCGCGATAACCCATCGGCCTTCGAACCTGCTCCTGGCAGTGAAATCACAAAATCAAAAGCCATCGTCACCAGCGAAGACGGGCAAGAAATTTACACCGTGGACGTGGACGGGACTGCATACACCGTCACGGTTAGCGCCGGCGGTGATCTATCTGGCATCGCGCCTGTAGGTCAAGCGCAAACCACACCGAACAAAAGCGAATCAGTCACGGCGACACCGGCAACAAAGTCAGAACCGGTGACTGCGCCACTGGCAGGCAACGTGATCACCATCCCGGTCAAACCGGGCGACACAGTCACAGCAGGCCAAACCATCATCGTGCTGGAAGCGATGAAAATGGAAACCAATATTTCAGCACCGCGTGATGGACAGATCGCTGAAGTCGCCGTCAAATCCGGTGACACCGTGGCGGTTGGTGACACGCTACTCACACTCGCGTAG